One stretch of Enterobacter sp. RHBSTW-00994 DNA includes these proteins:
- the rbfA gene encoding 30S ribosome-binding factor RbfA translates to MAKEFGRPQRVAQEMQKEIALILQREIKDPRVGMMTTVSGVEMSRDLAYAKVFVTFLNDQDEAAVKNGIKALQEASGFIRSLLGKAMRLRIVPELTFFYDNSLVEGMRMSNLVTSVVKHDDERRVNPDDSKED, encoded by the coding sequence ATGGCGAAAGAATTTGGTCGCCCGCAGCGCGTTGCGCAGGAGATGCAGAAAGAGATTGCGCTCATCCTGCAGCGTGAAATTAAAGACCCACGTGTCGGCATGATGACGACAGTTTCGGGGGTTGAAATGTCTCGCGACCTGGCCTATGCCAAAGTATTCGTGACGTTTCTGAACGATCAGGACGAAGCCGCAGTGAAAAACGGCATCAAAGCATTACAGGAAGCGTCAGGATTTATCCGCTCTCTTCTTGGTAAAGCGATGCGTCTGCGTATCGTGCCGGAATTGACTTTCTTCTATGACAACTCACTGGTAGAAGGTATGCGCATGTCCAACCTGGTGACAAGCGTGGTTAAGCATGACGATGAGCGTCGTGTTAACCCGGACGACAGCAAGGAGGACTGA
- the secG gene encoding preprotein translocase subunit SecG produces the protein MYEALLVVFLIVAIALVALIMLQQGKGADMGASFGAGASGTLFGSSGSANFMTRTTAILATLFFIISLALGNINSNKTSKGSEWENLNAPSKTEQTQPAEPAKPTSDIPH, from the coding sequence ATGTACGAAGCTCTTTTGGTTGTTTTCCTTATTGTAGCCATCGCTCTTGTAGCGCTGATTATGCTGCAGCAAGGTAAAGGCGCTGATATGGGAGCCTCCTTCGGAGCAGGCGCTTCTGGTACGCTGTTTGGTTCAAGTGGTTCTGCGAACTTCATGACCCGCACAACGGCGATTCTGGCTACGCTGTTCTTCATCATCAGTCTGGCGCTGGGCAATATCAACAGCAACAAGACCAGTAAAGGAAGCGAGTGGGAAAATCTGAATGCTCCGTCTAAAACTGAGCAGACTCAGCCAGCTGAACCGGCTAAGCCGACCAGCGATATCCCGCACTAA
- the rimP gene encoding ribosome maturation factor RimP yields the protein MSTLEQKLTEMITAPVEALGYELVGIEFIRSRTSTLRIYIDSEDGINVDDCADVSHQVSAVLDVEDPITVAYNLEVSSPGLDRPMFTAEHYTRYTGEEVAVVLRMAVQNRRKWQGIIKAVDGEMITVTVEGKDEVFALSNIQKANLVPHF from the coding sequence TTGTCCACATTAGAGCAAAAATTAACAGAGATGATTACAGCACCAGTCGAAGCACTGGGCTACGAACTGGTCGGCATCGAATTTATTCGCAGCCGTACATCCACGCTGCGCATCTACATTGATAGTGAAGATGGCATCAATGTTGATGATTGTGCTGATGTTAGCCACCAGGTTAGTGCGGTTCTTGACGTTGAAGATCCTATTACTGTTGCGTATAACCTGGAAGTTTCCTCGCCTGGCCTCGATCGCCCTATGTTCACTGCTGAACACTACACCCGCTATACCGGGGAAGAAGTGGCAGTTGTTCTGCGTATGGCTGTACAGAACCGCCGTAAATGGCAGGGTATAATCAAGGCCGTTGATGGTGAGATGATCACAGTAACAGTCGAAGGCAAAGATGAAGTGTTCGCGCTGAGTAATATCCAGAAGGCGAACCTGGTTCCCCACTTTTAA
- the nusA gene encoding transcription termination factor NusA, giving the protein MNKEILAVVEAVSNEKSLPREKIFEALESALATATKKKYEQEIDVRVEIDRRSGDFDTFRRWVIVEEVTQPTKEITLEAARFEDESLNVGEYVEDQIESVTFDRITTQTAKQVIVQKVREAERAMVVDQFREHEGEIITGVVKKVNRDNISLDLGSNAEAVILREDMLPRENFRPGDRIRGVLYAVRPEARGAQLFVTRSKPEMLVELFRIEVPEIGEEVIEIKAAARDPGSRAKIAVKTNDKRIDPVGACVGMRGARVQAVSTELGGERIDIVLWDDNPAQFVINAMAPADVASIVVDEDKHTMDIAVEAGNLAQAIGRNGQNVRLASQLSGWELNVMTVDDLQAKHQAEAHAAIDTFTKYLDIDEDFATVLVEEGFSTLEELAYVPMKELLEIDGLDESTVEALRERAKNALTTLALAQEESLGDNKPADDLLNLEGLDRAIAFKLAARGVCTLEDLAEQGVDDLADIEGLTDEKAGELIMAARNICWFGDEA; this is encoded by the coding sequence ATGAACAAAGAAATTTTGGCTGTTGTTGAAGCCGTCTCCAACGAGAAATCACTGCCGCGTGAGAAGATTTTCGAAGCGCTGGAAAGTGCACTGGCTACAGCAACCAAGAAAAAATATGAACAAGAGATCGATGTTCGCGTAGAAATCGATCGTAGAAGCGGTGACTTCGATACTTTCCGTCGTTGGGTGATTGTTGAAGAAGTGACTCAACCGACCAAAGAAATCACGCTGGAAGCGGCGCGTTTTGAAGACGAAAGCCTGAATGTCGGTGAGTATGTTGAAGATCAGATTGAATCTGTCACTTTCGACCGTATCACGACCCAAACGGCAAAACAGGTTATCGTACAGAAAGTACGTGAAGCTGAACGAGCTATGGTTGTCGATCAGTTCCGTGAGCATGAAGGCGAAATCATCACTGGTGTGGTGAAAAAAGTTAACCGTGACAATATCTCTCTGGATCTGGGTAGCAACGCTGAAGCGGTTATCCTGCGTGAAGATATGTTGCCACGTGAAAACTTCCGTCCAGGCGACCGTATCCGTGGTGTTCTGTATGCCGTCCGTCCGGAAGCTCGTGGTGCACAGCTGTTCGTGACCCGTTCTAAACCAGAAATGCTGGTTGAACTGTTCCGTATCGAAGTGCCAGAAATCGGCGAAGAAGTAATCGAAATTAAAGCTGCGGCTCGTGATCCTGGTTCTCGTGCGAAAATCGCTGTGAAAACCAATGACAAACGTATCGATCCAGTAGGTGCTTGTGTCGGCATGCGTGGTGCGCGTGTTCAGGCTGTTTCTACAGAGCTGGGCGGCGAGCGTATCGATATTGTTCTGTGGGATGATAATCCGGCGCAGTTCGTGATCAATGCGATGGCTCCGGCAGATGTTGCGTCCATCGTGGTAGACGAAGATAAGCACACCATGGATATCGCCGTTGAAGCTGGTAACCTTGCACAGGCTATCGGTCGTAACGGTCAGAACGTTCGTCTGGCTTCGCAACTGAGTGGCTGGGAACTCAACGTAATGACGGTTGATGACCTGCAGGCTAAGCATCAGGCTGAAGCCCATGCGGCAATTGATACCTTCACGAAATACCTGGATATTGACGAAGATTTCGCCACTGTCCTGGTCGAAGAAGGCTTCTCTACGCTGGAAGAACTGGCCTATGTGCCAATGAAAGAGCTGCTGGAAATTGACGGTCTGGATGAATCCACCGTTGAAGCCCTGCGTGAACGCGCTAAAAACGCACTGACCACCCTGGCACTGGCTCAGGAAGAAAGCCTAGGTGATAACAAGCCGGCTGATGACCTGCTGAATCTGGAAGGTCTTGATCGTGCGATTGCGTTCAAGCTGGCTGCCCGTGGTGTTTGTACGCTGGAAGATCTCGCTGAGCAAGGCGTTGATGACCTGGCTGATATCGAAGGTTTAACCGACGAGAAAGCCGGCGAACTCATCATGGCCGCACGTAATATTTGCTGGTTCGGCGACGAAGCGTAA
- the truB gene encoding tRNA pseudouridine(55) synthase TruB produces the protein MSRPRRRGRDVHGVLLLDKPQGASSNDVLQKVKRIYNANRAGHTGALDPLATGMLPVCLGEATKFSQYLLDSDKRYRVIAKLGQRTDTSDADGLVVEERPIAFSAEQLDAALESFRGDTLQVPSMYSALKYQGKKLYEYARQGIEVPREARPITVYELLFIRHEGDELELEVHCSKGTYIRTIIDDLGEKLGCGAHVIYLRRLAVSKYPVERMVTLEHLYSLVEQAEAQGIPTADLLDPLLMPMDSPASDFPVVNLPLTSSVYFKNGNPVRSTETPYEGLVRVTEGENNTFIGMGEMDDEGRVAPRRLVVEYPA, from the coding sequence ATGAGTCGTCCTCGTCGTCGCGGTCGCGATGTGCACGGCGTGTTGCTGCTGGATAAACCTCAAGGGGCTTCCAGCAATGACGTGCTGCAAAAAGTAAAACGAATTTATAATGCTAACCGTGCCGGACATACCGGTGCGCTGGACCCTCTGGCAACAGGTATGTTGCCTGTCTGTCTGGGGGAAGCGACAAAATTTTCTCAGTATCTGCTCGATTCTGATAAACGCTACCGTGTCATTGCGAAACTTGGCCAACGTACCGATACCTCCGATGCTGATGGGTTGGTCGTTGAAGAGCGCCCGATAGCGTTTAGTGCCGAGCAGCTTGATGCCGCATTGGAAAGTTTCCGGGGCGATACCTTGCAGGTTCCGTCGATGTATTCGGCGTTGAAGTATCAGGGTAAAAAACTCTACGAATATGCGCGTCAAGGAATTGAGGTTCCGCGCGAAGCTCGCCCAATCACTGTATATGAACTGCTCTTCATTCGCCATGAAGGTGATGAACTAGAGCTGGAAGTTCATTGTTCGAAAGGGACCTATATTCGTACTATCATCGATGACCTGGGCGAAAAGCTGGGTTGTGGTGCGCATGTGATTTATTTGCGTCGTTTAGCCGTGAGTAAGTACCCGGTTGAGCGTATGGTAACGCTTGAGCATCTTTACTCATTGGTTGAGCAGGCTGAAGCACAAGGGATCCCTACAGCGGATTTGCTTGATCCGCTGCTGATGCCAATGGACAGTCCGGCCTCTGATTTTCCAGTCGTCAATTTGCCGTTAACGTCTTCTGTTTACTTTAAAAATGGTAACCCAGTTCGTTCCACTGAAACCCCGTATGAAGGCTTGGTGCGTGTGACGGAAGGCGAGAACAATACGTTCATTGGCATGGGCGAAATGGATGACGAGGGTCGTGTAGCGCCGCGTCGTCTGGTGGTTGAATATCCTGCATAA
- the infB gene encoding translation initiation factor IF-2 has product MTDVTVKSLAAEIQTSVDRLVQQFADAGIPKSADDSVTAHEKQTLLAHLNREHGSTPDKLTLQRKTRSTLNIPGTGGKSKSVQIEVRKTRTFVKRDPQEAERLAAEEQAQREAEEQAQREAEAIAKREAELKAEREAAEKAKRDASDKAKREAAEKDKVSNQQTDEMTKTAQAEKARRENEAAELKRKAEEEARRKLEEDARRVAEEARRMAESNEKGWTETTEAPSEDSSDYHVTTSQHARQAEDDNDREVEGGRGRARTASKAARPQKKGNKHAESKADREEARAAVRGGKGGKRKGSALQQGFQKPVQAVNRDVVIGETITVGDLANKMAVKGSQVIKAMMKLGAMATINQVIDQETAQLVAEEMGHKVILRRENELEEAVMSDRDTGAAAEPRAPVVTIMGHVDHGKTSLLDYIRSTKVASGEAGGITQHIGAYHVETENGMITFLDTPGHAAFTSMRARGAQATDIVVLVVAADDGVMPQTIEAIQHAKAAQVPLVVAVNKIDKPEADLDRVKNELSQYGVMPEEWGGEAQFIPVSAKAGTGIDDLLNAILLQAEVLELKAIRKGMASGAVIESFLDKGRGPVATVLVREGTLNKGDIVLCGFEYGRVRAMRNELGQEVLEAGPSIPVEILGLSGVPAAGDEVTVVRDEKKAREVALYRQGKFREVKLARQQKSKLENMFANMTEGEVHEVNIVLKADVQGSVEAISDSLLKLSTDEVKVKIIGSGVGGITETDATLAAASNAILVGFNVRADASARKVIEAESLDLRYYSVIYNLIDEVKAAMSGMLSPELKQQIIGLAEVRDVFKSPKFGAIAGCMVTEGTIKRHNPIRVLRDNVVIYEGELESLRRFKDDVNEVRNGMECGIGVKNYNDVRVGDMIEVFEIIEIQRSID; this is encoded by the coding sequence ATGACTGATGTAACTGTAAAATCGCTGGCTGCCGAGATTCAGACCTCCGTGGACCGCCTGGTACAGCAATTTGCTGATGCAGGGATCCCGAAGTCCGCTGATGACTCGGTGACTGCGCACGAGAAACAAACGCTGTTAGCGCATTTGAACCGTGAACACGGTTCTACGCCTGACAAGCTGACGTTGCAGCGTAAAACGCGCAGCACGTTGAATATTCCAGGTACCGGTGGAAAAAGTAAATCGGTACAAATCGAAGTCCGCAAGACGCGCACCTTTGTAAAACGTGATCCGCAAGAGGCTGAACGCCTCGCTGCGGAAGAGCAGGCACAGCGTGAAGCGGAAGAACAAGCTCAGCGTGAGGCGGAAGCAATCGCCAAACGTGAGGCAGAATTAAAAGCTGAACGTGAGGCCGCAGAAAAAGCGAAACGCGACGCAAGTGATAAAGCGAAGCGTGAAGCTGCGGAAAAAGACAAAGTGAGCAATCAACAGACAGACGAAATGACCAAAACCGCCCAGGCAGAAAAAGCCCGCCGTGAAAATGAAGCTGCCGAGCTGAAGCGTAAAGCGGAAGAAGAAGCCCGTCGCAAGCTCGAAGAAGATGCTCGTCGCGTAGCTGAAGAAGCTCGTCGCATGGCGGAATCAAATGAGAAAGGCTGGACTGAAACGACTGAAGCACCTTCAGAAGATTCCAGTGACTATCATGTAACCACTTCCCAGCATGCTCGCCAGGCTGAAGACGACAATGACCGTGAAGTTGAAGGTGGTCGTGGTCGTGCCCGTACAGCTTCAAAAGCTGCGCGTCCTCAGAAGAAAGGCAACAAGCACGCTGAATCTAAAGCTGATCGCGAAGAAGCGCGTGCAGCGGTTCGTGGCGGTAAAGGCGGTAAGCGTAAAGGCTCCGCTCTGCAGCAGGGCTTCCAGAAGCCGGTTCAGGCTGTTAACCGTGATGTTGTCATCGGCGAAACCATCACCGTTGGCGATTTGGCGAACAAGATGGCAGTTAAAGGTTCTCAGGTCATCAAAGCGATGATGAAACTGGGTGCAATGGCAACCATCAACCAGGTTATCGATCAGGAAACAGCACAGCTGGTTGCTGAAGAGATGGGCCATAAAGTTATCCTGCGTCGTGAAAACGAGCTGGAAGAAGCAGTAATGAGCGACCGTGACACCGGCGCTGCAGCTGAGCCACGTGCACCAGTTGTGACCATCATGGGCCACGTTGACCATGGTAAAACATCTCTGCTCGACTACATTCGTTCTACGAAAGTAGCCTCCGGTGAAGCGGGTGGTATTACACAGCATATCGGTGCATACCATGTAGAAACTGAAAATGGCATGATCACCTTCCTGGATACCCCAGGTCACGCCGCATTTACCTCAATGCGTGCTCGTGGTGCTCAGGCTACAGATATCGTTGTTCTGGTTGTTGCAGCAGACGACGGCGTGATGCCGCAGACTATCGAAGCTATCCAGCATGCGAAAGCAGCGCAGGTTCCGCTGGTTGTTGCTGTGAACAAGATCGATAAACCAGAAGCCGATCTGGATCGCGTTAAAAACGAACTGTCTCAGTACGGTGTTATGCCGGAAGAGTGGGGCGGTGAGGCTCAGTTCATCCCTGTTTCTGCAAAAGCGGGTACGGGTATCGACGACCTCCTTAACGCCATCCTGCTGCAGGCTGAAGTTCTGGAGCTGAAAGCTATCCGTAAAGGTATGGCGAGCGGTGCAGTTATCGAATCCTTCCTGGATAAAGGTCGTGGTCCGGTAGCCACAGTTCTGGTTCGTGAAGGTACGCTGAACAAAGGCGATATCGTACTGTGTGGTTTCGAATACGGTCGTGTTCGTGCGATGCGTAACGAACTGGGCCAGGAAGTTCTGGAAGCGGGTCCATCCATTCCAGTAGAAATCCTGGGTCTGTCCGGTGTTCCTGCTGCGGGTGACGAAGTTACCGTCGTTCGTGACGAGAAGAAAGCACGTGAAGTTGCACTGTATCGTCAGGGTAAATTCCGTGAAGTTAAACTGGCTCGTCAGCAGAAATCCAAACTCGAGAATATGTTTGCGAACATGACCGAAGGCGAAGTTCACGAAGTGAACATCGTTCTGAAAGCGGATGTTCAGGGTTCTGTGGAAGCGATCTCCGATTCCTTGCTGAAACTGTCTACTGATGAAGTTAAAGTGAAGATCATCGGTTCTGGCGTAGGTGGTATCACCGAAACCGACGCAACCCTGGCAGCAGCATCCAATGCTATCCTGGTTGGCTTCAACGTTCGTGCTGATGCTTCTGCGCGTAAAGTTATTGAGGCTGAAAGCCTGGATCTGCGCTACTACTCCGTCATCTATAACCTGATCGACGAAGTGAAAGCGGCAATGAGCGGTATGCTGTCTCCGGAACTGAAACAGCAGATCATCGGTCTGGCTGAAGTACGTGACGTGTTCAAATCGCCGAAATTCGGTGCTATCGCAGGTTGTATGGTGACGGAAGGTACGATTAAGCGTCACAATCCAATCCGCGTTCTTCGTGATAACGTGGTTATCTATGAAGGCGAGCTGGAATCCCTGCGCCGCTTCAAAGACGATGTTAACGAAGTCCGTAACGGCATGGAATGTGGTATCGGCGTTAAGAACTACAACGACGTTCGCGTGGGCGATATGATCGAAGTGTTCGAAATCATCGAGATCCAACGCAGCATCGACTAA
- the glmM gene encoding phosphoglucosamine mutase gives MSNRKYFGTDGIRGRVGDTPITPDFVLKLGWAAGKVLARHGSRKIIIGKDTRISGYMLESALEAGLAAAGLSASFTGPMPTPAVAYLTRAFRAEAGIVISASHNPFYDNGIKFFSIDGTKLPDEVEEAIEAEMEKEITCVDSAELGKASRIVDAAGRYIEFCKGTFPNELSLAHLKIVVDCANGATYHIAPNVFRELGAKVITIGCEPDGLNINEEVGATDVRALQARVLAEKADLGIALDGDGDRVIMVDHEGNKVDGDQILYIIAREGLRQGQLRGGAVGTLMSNMGLELALKQLGIPFARAKVGDRYVLEKLQEKGWRIGAENSGHVILLDKTTTGDGIVAGLQVVAAMVRNHMSLHDLCSGMKMFPQILVNVRFTAGHGDPLENENVKAVMAEVEASLGNRGRVLLRKSGTEPLIRVMVEGEDETQVNEFAHRIADAVKAA, from the coding sequence ATGAGTAATCGTAAATATTTTGGCACTGATGGTATCCGTGGTCGTGTGGGCGATACACCAATCACTCCAGATTTTGTCCTGAAGCTGGGTTGGGCTGCGGGGAAGGTGCTGGCGCGCCACGGCTCCCGTAAAATCATCATTGGCAAAGACACCCGCATTTCGGGCTATATGCTGGAGTCAGCGCTGGAAGCGGGTCTTGCCGCTGCCGGGCTGTCAGCCTCTTTCACTGGCCCAATGCCAACACCCGCAGTGGCTTATCTGACGCGTGCTTTTCGTGCGGAAGCAGGGATTGTGATCTCAGCATCCCATAACCCATTTTATGATAATGGTATCAAGTTCTTCTCCATTGACGGCACTAAGCTGCCGGATGAAGTCGAAGAGGCCATTGAAGCTGAAATGGAAAAAGAGATTACCTGTGTAGACTCAGCGGAACTGGGTAAAGCCAGCCGTATTGTTGATGCTGCTGGTCGTTACATCGAATTTTGCAAAGGGACATTCCCTAACGAATTAAGCCTGGCTCATCTGAAGATTGTGGTGGACTGCGCTAATGGTGCGACCTACCACATTGCACCGAATGTTTTCCGCGAGCTGGGTGCGAAGGTCATCACCATTGGCTGCGAGCCTGATGGTCTGAATATCAACGAAGAAGTGGGGGCGACGGACGTTCGTGCCCTGCAGGCGCGTGTCCTTGCTGAAAAAGCCGATTTGGGGATTGCCCTGGATGGTGATGGTGACCGTGTCATCATGGTTGATCATGAAGGCAACAAGGTCGATGGCGATCAGATCCTGTATATCATTGCCCGTGAAGGCCTTCGTCAGGGGCAACTGCGTGGTGGTGCTGTTGGGACCCTGATGAGCAACATGGGGCTTGAACTGGCGCTGAAACAGCTAGGCATACCGTTTGCACGTGCAAAAGTAGGTGACCGCTACGTACTGGAAAAACTCCAGGAGAAAGGCTGGCGTATTGGTGCTGAAAACTCTGGTCATGTGATCCTGCTTGATAAAACCACCACTGGTGATGGGATTGTGGCTGGGCTTCAGGTGGTTGCAGCGATGGTGCGTAATCATATGAGCCTGCATGACCTGTGCAGTGGAATGAAAATGTTCCCACAGATTTTGGTCAACGTTCGATTCACTGCAGGTCACGGCGATCCGCTGGAGAATGAGAATGTGAAAGCGGTGATGGCAGAAGTCGAAGCGTCACTGGGTAATCGTGGGCGCGTCCTTCTGCGTAAGTCAGGAACTGAACCGCTAATCCGTGTCATGGTGGAAGGTGAAGACGAAACGCAGGTCAATGAATTTGCGCATCGTATTGCAGATGCGGTGAAAGCTGCATAA
- the folP gene encoding dihydropteroate synthase, with amino-acid sequence MKLYAQDSFLDLSHPHVMGILNVTPDSFSDGGTHNTLIEAVKHANLMINAGATIIDIGGESTRPGAADVSVEEELARVIPVVEAIAQRFEVWISVDTSKPDVIRESARAGVHIINDIRSLTEPGALNAAAETGLPVCLMHMQGQPKTMQEAPKYDDVYADVNRYFIEQIDRCERAGIAKEKLLLDPGFGFGKNLSHNYALLARLSEFHHFDLPLLVGMSRKSMVGQLLNVGPSERLSGSLACAVIAAMQGAHIIRVHDVKETVEAMRVVEATLAAKENKRYE; translated from the coding sequence ATGAAACTTTATGCCCAGGATTCGTTTCTCGATCTCTCACATCCACATGTGATGGGGATCCTGAACGTTACGCCTGACTCCTTTTCTGATGGCGGAACGCATAACACGTTGATTGAGGCCGTTAAACACGCGAATCTGATGATTAACGCGGGCGCGACAATCATTGACATCGGTGGGGAGTCGACTCGTCCTGGTGCTGCAGACGTCTCCGTCGAAGAGGAACTGGCCCGCGTTATCCCTGTCGTCGAAGCTATTGCTCAGCGTTTTGAGGTATGGATTTCTGTCGATACCTCAAAACCAGACGTTATCCGCGAATCGGCGCGAGCTGGCGTCCACATTATTAATGATATTCGCTCGCTGACTGAACCGGGGGCGCTGAACGCTGCCGCCGAAACAGGTTTACCTGTGTGTCTGATGCACATGCAGGGGCAGCCAAAAACCATGCAGGAAGCCCCAAAATATGACGATGTTTATGCCGATGTGAATCGCTACTTTATTGAGCAAATCGACCGTTGTGAACGTGCGGGTATCGCAAAAGAGAAATTGCTGCTCGACCCAGGGTTCGGTTTCGGTAAAAATCTGTCGCATAATTACGCGCTACTTGCTCGTTTATCCGAATTTCACCATTTTGACTTGCCCCTCTTGGTGGGCATGTCGAGAAAGTCGATGGTAGGGCAATTATTGAATGTTGGGCCAAGTGAACGCCTGAGTGGCAGTCTGGCTTGCGCGGTGATTGCGGCAATGCAAGGTGCGCACATTATTCGTGTCCACGACGTTAAAGAGACAGTAGAAGCCATGCGTGTGGTTGAAGCTACACTGGCAGCGAAGGAAAACAAACGCTATGAGTAA
- the argG gene encoding argininosuccinate synthase, translated as MTTILKHLPAGQRIGIAFSGGLDTSAALLWMRQKGAVPYAYTANLGQPDEDDYDAIPRRAMEYGAENARLIDCRKQLVAEGIAAIQCGAFHNTTGGLTYFNTTPLGRAVTGTMLVAAMKDDGVNIWGDGSTYKGNDIERFYRYGLLTNAELQIYKPWLDTDFIDELGGRHEMSEFMIACGFDYKMSVEKAYSTDSNMLGATHEAKDLEFLNSCVKIVNPIMGVKFWDEDVKIPAEEVTVRFERGHPVALNGKTFSDDVELMLEANRIGGRHGLGMSDQIENRIIEAKSRGIYEAPGMALLHIAYERLLTGIHNEDTIEQYHSHGRQLGKLLYQGRWFDPQALMLRDALQRWVASAITGEVTLELRRGNDYSILNTVSDNLTYKAERLTMEKGESVFSPDDRIGQLTMRNLDITDTREKLFNYIETGLLSASSGNGLPQVENLEHSDKK; from the coding sequence ATGACGACGATTCTCAAGCATCTTCCAGCAGGTCAACGTATAGGCATCGCCTTTTCCGGTGGACTAGATACCAGCGCTGCACTGCTGTGGATGCGCCAAAAGGGAGCGGTTCCTTATGCATATACAGCGAACCTGGGTCAGCCAGATGAGGACGATTATGATGCGATTCCTCGTCGTGCCATGGAATATGGTGCAGAGAACGCACGTCTGATTGACTGCCGTAAACAACTGGTGGCTGAAGGTATTGCGGCTATCCAGTGCGGTGCATTCCATAACACGACCGGCGGCCTCACCTATTTTAACACCACGCCTTTGGGTCGTGCTGTTACCGGTACAATGCTGGTTGCAGCAATGAAAGACGATGGAGTTAACATCTGGGGCGATGGCAGCACCTATAAGGGCAACGATATTGAACGTTTTTATCGTTATGGCCTGCTGACCAATGCCGAACTGCAGATTTACAAGCCGTGGCTGGATACTGACTTCATCGACGAGCTGGGTGGCCGTCATGAAATGTCTGAGTTCATGATCGCCTGCGGTTTTGATTACAAAATGTCAGTGGAAAAAGCTTATTCCACCGACTCCAACATGCTGGGTGCAACACACGAAGCAAAAGATCTCGAATTCCTTAACTCCTGCGTGAAGATCGTTAACCCGATCATGGGTGTGAAATTCTGGGATGAAGACGTCAAAATCCCGGCAGAAGAAGTGACTGTACGTTTTGAACGTGGCCATCCGGTTGCCCTGAACGGCAAAACCTTCTCCGATGATGTAGAGCTAATGCTGGAAGCTAACCGTATCGGTGGTCGTCACGGTCTGGGTATGAGCGATCAGATTGAGAACCGTATTATCGAAGCAAAAAGCCGTGGCATCTATGAAGCTCCGGGGATGGCGCTGCTGCATATCGCTTACGAGCGTTTACTGACGGGTATTCATAACGAAGATACTATCGAACAGTATCACTCCCATGGCCGCCAGTTGGGTAAACTGCTGTATCAGGGCCGCTGGTTTGATCCGCAGGCACTGATGTTGCGTGATGCTCTGCAACGTTGGGTTGCAAGTGCAATCACGGGTGAAGTCACACTGGAACTGCGTCGTGGTAACGACTACTCCATTCTGAATACTGTATCAGACAATCTGACTTACAAAGCAGAGCGTCTGACCATGGAGAAAGGTGAGTCTGTGTTCTCTCCTGACGATCGTATTGGTCAATTGACCATGCGTAATCTGGACATTACCGATACCCGCGAGAAGCTGTTCAACTATATTGAAACAGGTCTGCTTTCCGCTAGCTCCGGTAACGGTCTGCCGCAGGTCGAAAATCTGGAACACAGCGATAAGAAATAA